The Methylotenera sp. G11 genome includes a window with the following:
- a CDS encoding thermostable hemolysin: protein MQNPSYLGTSYLNAALLTLGNSSAFFHAEAAYKTRPLAVSKRQRAENITVATSCRDATDRREIEQFIHDVFAKTYAANVQHFMPELVSLRDEEGDLVAAFGLRKAEESPLFLEQYLEAPIETVFSSRFHRTITRSQITEIGNLAVSNPRNAGVLIAHVIQHSLDLGLEWGVATAHHSLQNGLVKGGRDLYALQAADPARLEPAEFASWGSYYNNLPQVVAIRGVAQI, encoded by the coding sequence ATGCAGAATCCATCTTATTTAGGTACATCATATTTAAATGCCGCACTTCTGACATTGGGCAACAGCTCGGCTTTCTTTCATGCCGAAGCGGCCTATAAGACCAGGCCGCTGGCGGTTTCAAAACGACAGCGCGCCGAAAACATTACGGTAGCGACATCCTGCCGGGACGCAACCGACCGCCGGGAAATCGAGCAGTTTATTCATGATGTGTTTGCAAAAACCTACGCGGCAAACGTGCAGCACTTTATGCCCGAACTGGTGAGCCTGCGTGATGAAGAAGGCGACCTGGTAGCGGCGTTCGGTTTGCGTAAGGCAGAAGAGTCACCGCTGTTTCTGGAGCAATACCTGGAAGCCCCGATCGAGACTGTATTCTCCAGCCGCTTTCACAGAACCATCACCCGCAGCCAGATCACTGAAATCGGCAACCTCGCTGTATCCAACCCGCGCAATGCCGGGGTATTAATTGCCCACGTGATTCAGCATAGTTTAGACTTAGGCTTGGAATGGGGCGTAGCTACAGCGCACCACAGCCTGCAGAATGGCCTGGTAAAAGGCGGCCGTGATCTTTATGCCTTACAGGCAGCTGACCCGGCAAGACTGGAACCGGCGGAATTTGCAAGCTGGGGTAGCTACTACAATAACTTACCGCAAGTGGTTGCGATTCGCGGAGTTGCACAAATTTGA
- a CDS encoding phosphatase PAP2 family protein, producing MPDHLREQYDREQYSGSSRFWLKHLLPALIFALLMLFAYPHTYLDIRIADLFFDRQLQQFTLKNDPFLAGWMHMGMKWLIEAVAVSCLGLLLSSYRFASLKAYRQSFLWVFVGMAVSTAAVSILKYNSPHGCPWDIVLYGGSLPLFDLFETPPLAAKAGHCFPAGHPSAGFALMAFYFAFRHIKPHFSSFMLWAGLLMGLWMGAVQMMRGAHFLSHVLWSGWVVWMVLLALYWLWPLAGSAQNKTQSASLGLLMLRE from the coding sequence ATGCCTGACCATTTACGAGAGCAATATGACCGAGAGCAATATTCCGGTTCCAGCCGATTTTGGCTCAAGCATCTGTTGCCGGCCTTGATCTTTGCATTGCTGATGCTGTTTGCTTACCCGCATACATATTTAGATATACGTATCGCTGATTTGTTCTTTGACAGGCAGTTGCAGCAATTTACCCTTAAGAACGACCCTTTCCTGGCTGGCTGGATGCATATGGGCATGAAGTGGCTGATCGAGGCTGTCGCGGTATCCTGCCTGGGGCTGTTGTTGTCAAGTTACAGGTTTGCCAGCCTCAAGGCGTACCGGCAGTCATTTTTGTGGGTGTTTGTCGGCATGGCGGTTTCTACTGCAGCGGTTTCCATACTTAAATATAACAGCCCGCATGGCTGCCCTTGGGATATTGTCCTGTATGGGGGCAGTTTGCCTTTGTTTGATTTGTTTGAAACACCGCCGCTGGCGGCAAAAGCCGGGCATTGCTTTCCTGCCGGGCATCCGTCGGCAGGTTTTGCGCTGATGGCGTTTTATTTCGCTTTCCGGCACATCAAACCGCATTTTTCCAGCTTTATGTTATGGGCAGGTCTGCTTATGGGCTTATGGATGGGTGCTGTGCAGATGATGCGCGGCGCACATTTTTTATCGCACGTACTATGGAGTGGTTGGGTCGTCTGGATGGTGCTGCTGGCACTTTACTGGCTATGGCCGCTGGCTGGCTCAGCGCAAAACAAAACACAATCAGCATCTTTGGGCTTGCTGATGCTTAGGGAGTGA
- a CDS encoding sensor histidine kinase — MLNRPFSVRQVLLAGFFFTALLPMLIMTVLAFYQARTVLHDEIVSGMQTRAIAARSEVDRMMFERLQNVTSWSRLDVMYEAQIGDVDKRLSHFLADLKQSYRGVYQALYVVSPDGRVVASSEPAQIGQPAPVMQPWLNVQLEQHPLQLAVIKQQLLPIASDIIDMDGNKIGTLWAVFDWDEIKAILKNTQSQGSAAALVDEQGKPLAQTAEWRQIVAGHDVSVSSSGSGQAVAPIFKWQVEISQYRSVVMAPVHRMGYMFIFLLVVTAFLATALAAPLSRFITMPLARLTSYANRFMRSSTQRAPPAPDGPVEVRGMTNAFAKMIDDLNLSKENLTRAAKLAVAGEMAAAMSHEIRTPLGILRSSAQVLAREKSLSAEGREVASFITSETERLNKLVSTLVDSARPRQPEFAMHDVVGLLENAVAMLRMQANKKDINLDLDVQALFKEGHAGQDAQRVLVECDGEQITQVILNLLLNAIQILDTGSSVVVTLMEHEDSVTISVADNGKGVDESFREQIFDPFFTQRQGGIGLGLAVSRQIVVAHFGSLTVEASALPCRSGTGYGADFRVRLPKQQLH, encoded by the coding sequence ATGCTGAATAGGCCGTTTTCCGTCAGGCAGGTCTTGCTGGCTGGATTCTTTTTTACCGCTTTGCTGCCTATGCTGATCATGACGGTGCTCGCATTCTACCAGGCACGCACCGTACTGCATGATGAGATCGTGAGCGGCATGCAGACGCGCGCGATTGCAGCGCGCAGCGAAGTGGACCGCATGATGTTCGAGCGTTTGCAGAACGTGACTTCCTGGAGCAGGCTGGATGTTATGTACGAAGCGCAGATTGGCGACGTGGATAAGCGCTTGTCGCATTTCCTGGCGGATCTCAAGCAGAGTTACCGCGGGGTATATCAAGCGCTGTATGTGGTGAGCCCCGATGGCCGCGTGGTTGCCTCAAGCGAGCCTGCGCAGATCGGTCAGCCTGCGCCCGTCATGCAGCCCTGGCTGAACGTTCAACTGGAGCAGCACCCTTTGCAGCTGGCAGTGATCAAGCAGCAGCTTTTGCCTATCGCCAGCGATATTATTGACATGGATGGCAATAAGATAGGCACTCTGTGGGCAGTGTTTGACTGGGACGAGATCAAAGCCATCCTCAAAAATACGCAAAGCCAGGGCAGTGCCGCCGCGCTGGTCGATGAGCAGGGCAAGCCACTGGCGCAGACTGCTGAATGGCGACAGATCGTTGCCGGACATGATGTATCGGTGAGTTCAAGCGGCAGCGGGCAGGCAGTCGCCCCGATTTTTAAATGGCAAGTCGAGATTTCCCAGTACCGTTCCGTGGTCATGGCGCCGGTGCATCGCATGGGATACATGTTTATCTTTTTACTGGTGGTCACTGCATTCCTGGCGACAGCGCTTGCCGCGCCGTTGTCACGTTTTATCACCATGCCTCTGGCGAGACTGACTTCTTATGCCAACCGGTTTATGCGTTCATCGACGCAGCGGGCTCCGCCGGCACCCGATGGGCCGGTGGAAGTGCGCGGGATGACCAATGCATTTGCCAAAATGATTGATGACCTGAACCTTTCCAAAGAAAACCTGACGCGCGCGGCAAAGCTGGCCGTGGCGGGGGAAATGGCTGCTGCGATGAGCCACGAGATCAGAACGCCTCTGGGCATACTGCGCTCATCGGCACAGGTGCTTGCGCGCGAGAAAAGCCTGAGTGCAGAAGGGCGGGAAGTCGCCAGCTTCATTACCTCTGAAACCGAACGCCTGAATAAGCTGGTATCCACGCTGGTCGATTCTGCCCGGCCGCGGCAGCCGGAGTTTGCAATGCATGATGTAGTCGGCTTGCTTGAGAATGCAGTAGCCATGCTGCGTATGCAGGCGAATAAAAAAGATATCAACCTGGATCTGGACGTCCAGGCTTTGTTTAAAGAGGGGCATGCCGGCCAGGATGCGCAGCGTGTGCTGGTGGAATGTGACGGCGAGCAGATTACGCAGGTCATCCTGAATCTGCTGCTGAATGCGATTCAGATACTGGATACAGGCAGCAGCGTGGTTGTCACCCTGATGGAGCATGAGGATAGTGTTACTATCAGCGTGGCGGATAATGGCAAAGGGGTCGATGAGTCGTTCAGGGAGCAGATATTTGATCCGTTCTTTACGCAGCGCCAGGGAGGCATCGGTTTGGGACTGGCGGTGTCCAGGCAGATCGTGGTTGCGCATTTCGGCTCCCTCACGGTTGAGGCAAGCGCGCTGCCCTGCCGTTCAGGCACCGGGTATGGTGCAGACTTCAGGGTCAGGCTGCCCAAGCAGCAGTTGCACTGA
- a CDS encoding sigma-54-dependent transcriptional regulator, whose translation MSQTIKTVLAVDDEPHMLRLLEISLRQAGYKPLTARDGREALETIHTQHVDCVVTDLHMPYMSGLQLLKAIRSGRPDDAQDANRPAANANPDLPVIIVTAQGEVKTAIDAMKSGASDYILRPFDLEELELAIARALSFARLVVENQFLREDKVSNVGLVGNSPVMRQLYESIRQVAPEKATVLIAGETGTGKELVARAIHAGSPRGEGLFVAVNCAAIPHEMLESELFGHEKGAFTGAIKERVGKFELADGGTLFLDEVTEMPMPLQAKLLRALQENVIERVGGNRPIAVDIRVVAATNRDPREAIKDGKLREDLYYRLNVFRIDLPALRTRKSDIPELARHFLARRHVDISQEAVSALTGYDWPGNVRELENVLERAAIISGNQAILPKHLPAEMASQAVTEEAIEPVPAAATSLALPPAIEALERRLITAALAQTHGNKSKAAKLLEISERSLWYKLSQYDLT comes from the coding sequence ATGTCGCAAACGATTAAAACCGTATTGGCGGTGGACGATGAGCCGCATATGCTGCGCTTGCTGGAGATCAGTCTGCGCCAGGCCGGCTATAAGCCGCTGACCGCCAGGGATGGGCGCGAAGCGCTCGAAACCATACACACGCAGCACGTAGATTGCGTGGTTACGGACCTGCACATGCCCTATATGAGCGGCCTGCAATTGCTGAAAGCGATTCGCTCCGGCAGGCCAGACGACGCGCAGGATGCAAACAGGCCGGCTGCGAATGCCAATCCAGACCTGCCGGTTATTATTGTCACGGCGCAGGGTGAGGTGAAAACGGCCATCGATGCGATGAAAAGTGGGGCATCGGATTATATTCTGCGCCCGTTTGACCTTGAAGAACTGGAGCTTGCGATTGCGCGTGCGCTTTCATTTGCCAGGCTTGTGGTTGAAAACCAGTTCCTGCGCGAAGACAAGGTATCAAATGTGGGGCTGGTGGGTAACAGCCCGGTTATGCGGCAGTTGTACGAGTCCATACGTCAGGTTGCGCCAGAAAAGGCCACGGTGCTGATTGCCGGTGAAACCGGTACCGGCAAGGAGCTGGTGGCGCGTGCGATCCATGCCGGCTCGCCGCGCGGCGAAGGCTTGTTTGTGGCGGTGAATTGCGCGGCGATTCCGCATGAAATGCTTGAGTCCGAACTGTTCGGTCACGAGAAAGGCGCTTTTACCGGCGCAATCAAAGAGCGTGTCGGCAAGTTTGAGCTGGCCGATGGCGGAACTTTGTTTCTTGACGAGGTCACCGAAATGCCGATGCCGCTTCAGGCCAAGCTGCTGCGTGCATTGCAGGAGAATGTGATTGAGCGCGTGGGCGGTAACCGCCCGATTGCGGTGGATATCCGCGTGGTGGCCGCTACCAACCGCGATCCGCGGGAGGCAATCAAGGACGGCAAGCTGCGTGAAGACCTGTATTACCGTTTGAATGTATTCCGTATTGATTTACCTGCACTCAGGACGCGCAAGTCTGATATTCCTGAACTCGCACGGCACTTTCTGGCCAGAAGGCACGTGGATATTTCGCAGGAAGCGGTCAGCGCCTTGACGGGCTACGACTGGCCAGGCAATGTGCGCGAGCTGGAGAACGTCCTGGAGCGGGCGGCGATTATCAGCGGCAACCAGGCAATCCTGCCTAAGCACCTTCCTGCTGAAATGGCGAGCCAGGCTGTGACGGAAGAAGCTATCGAGCCGGTTCCCGCCGCGGCCACGTCCCTGGCGCTGCCGCCGGCGATAGAAGCGCTGGAGCGGCGATTGATCACCGCTGCGCTGGCGCAAACGCATGGCAACAAAAGCAAGGCAGCAAAGCTTCTGGAGATCAGCGAGCGCTCACTCTGGTACAAGCTTAGCCAGTATGACCTGACCTGA
- a CDS encoding TetR/AcrR family transcriptional regulator produces MPPKIKSEQDREKLRASILDAARELFVERGIDAVSMREIARKINYSATTLYHHFADKEALLQAVCDEDFLQLAGAMHQVMQIPDLIERIRALGQGYAMFALQHPNHYRLMFMTPRAPCNQEITKIQQGNTEQDAYAQLKHVVHQAFEAGLFRPEVTDSELIAQTIWAGIHGVCSLQIALGQECWVQWADIEARLQFMQNMMLQGLLRPD; encoded by the coding sequence ATGCCACCTAAAATAAAATCAGAGCAAGACCGTGAAAAGCTGCGTGCCAGCATACTGGATGCAGCACGTGAGTTATTTGTAGAGCGCGGCATTGATGCGGTTTCCATGCGCGAAATCGCCAGGAAGATCAATTATTCCGCTACGACGCTATATCACCACTTTGCCGACAAAGAGGCGTTGCTGCAGGCCGTGTGCGATGAGGATTTCCTGCAGTTGGCCGGCGCCATGCATCAGGTCATGCAGATCCCCGACCTGATCGAGCGTATCCGCGCATTGGGTCAGGGCTACGCCATGTTTGCCTTGCAGCACCCTAATCATTACCGGCTGATGTTCATGACGCCGCGCGCGCCCTGTAACCAGGAGATCACGAAAATCCAGCAGGGCAATACCGAGCAGGATGCTTATGCACAGCTGAAACATGTCGTGCATCAGGCATTCGAGGCTGGCTTATTCAGGCCGGAAGTGACGGATTCGGAATTGATTGCCCAGACCATATGGGCGGGTATCCATGGCGTATGCTCTTTGCAGATCGCGCTGGGGCAGGAGTGCTGGGTTCAGTGGGCTGATATAGAGGCGCGCCTGCAATTCATGCAAAACATGATGCTGCAAGGTTTGCTGCGGCCTGATTAA
- a CDS encoding efflux RND transporter periplasmic adaptor subunit, whose amino-acid sequence MNVKLLFMVFFAVLAGCHKPAEPAIAPRPALTMVVGDPGVSGSMVLVGEVRPRFEASQGFRIGGKVIERRVDVGASVKKGQLIARLDTADVNLNVAAAMADVRAAEASHALAVAEFERQRQLYARKFISASALDIRDAELKTSAARLAQVKAQANVSGNQMQYASLTADRDGVVTMVRAEPGQVVQAGEVVVQLANLRETEVLVAVPESRMAEVAVGAPVTVKMWANPNKTYAGHVREIAPAADSATRAFNVRVSLTDADAMVKFGMTAGVKFKSQQAQQAQQWLIPLAALTENNGKKLVWVIDAGNRAQPREVTAGDFSEQGVLITGGLQAGEKIAIAGVHTLVKGQLVTPVTRATP is encoded by the coding sequence ATGAATGTCAAACTTTTGTTCATGGTATTTTTTGCGGTGCTTGCCGGCTGTCATAAACCTGCTGAGCCTGCAATCGCTCCGCGGCCTGCGCTGACCATGGTGGTGGGTGATCCGGGCGTATCCGGCTCCATGGTGCTGGTTGGTGAAGTGCGGCCACGTTTTGAGGCAAGCCAGGGGTTTCGCATTGGCGGAAAAGTCATCGAACGCAGGGTGGATGTGGGGGCGAGCGTGAAAAAAGGCCAGCTGATCGCCAGGCTGGATACGGCTGATGTCAATCTGAATGTCGCGGCGGCAATGGCTGATGTGCGTGCGGCAGAGGCAAGTCATGCATTGGCCGTGGCAGAGTTTGAGCGCCAGCGTCAGCTGTATGCCAGGAAATTCATTTCAGCTTCAGCGCTGGATATACGCGATGCCGAGTTGAAAACCTCTGCCGCCAGGCTCGCACAGGTAAAAGCACAGGCCAATGTTTCCGGCAATCAGATGCAGTATGCCAGCTTAACGGCTGACCGTGACGGCGTGGTGACGATGGTACGCGCTGAGCCCGGCCAGGTCGTGCAGGCGGGTGAGGTTGTAGTGCAGCTTGCCAACCTCAGGGAAACCGAAGTGCTGGTGGCGGTACCTGAATCCCGTATGGCCGAGGTTGCCGTCGGAGCCCCGGTAACGGTCAAAATGTGGGCCAATCCCAATAAAACCTATGCCGGGCACGTGCGTGAAATCGCCCCGGCAGCAGATTCTGCAACACGCGCATTCAATGTCAGGGTGAGCCTGACCGATGCTGATGCGATGGTGAAGTTTGGCATGACAGCAGGCGTCAAATTTAAATCGCAGCAGGCACAGCAAGCGCAGCAGTGGCTGATTCCGCTGGCCGCGCTGACTGAGAACAATGGCAAAAAGCTGGTATGGGTGATTGATGCCGGGAACAGGGCGCAGCCGCGTGAAGTCACGGCCGGCGATTTTTCGGAACAGGGGGTATTGATTACCGGCGGTTTGCAGGCGGGTGAGAAGATCGCGATTGCCGGCGTGCATACCTTGGTAAAAGGCCAGCTGGTGACGCCGGTAACCAGGGCAACGCCATGA
- a CDS encoding efflux RND transporter permease subunit, protein MPGHETPPPLNGAGERFNLSNWSLKHQALVLYCMLVMVIAGALSYTQLGQSEDPPFTFKVMLVRTSWPGASAQEVEQQVTDKLEKKIQEVPHLDYSSSYSRPGESMIFIVAKDDTFSKDIPDVWYQVRKKVGDIRHTLPQGIESLTFNDEFSDVYGTMYALTGDGFDNAALKKQAELIRTELLKIKDVAKVEFFGEQKQRIFIEMSNAKLATLGISPNTLIGLLQTQNAVVKSGGYDSSAEHIRIAVSGRYDTLDDLRNIRLRANQQDFRLGDVARVYRGYEDPPRSSIRFAAKPTLLLGVSMKDGGDVIALGQALDQVTARIRQQLLVGLELHTVTSQPRIVASSVNDFVKSLVEALVIVLGVSLLSLGWRSGIVVAITIPVVLAATFLVMHLLDIGLHKISLGALILALGLLVDDAIIAVEMMASKMEQGWDRVKAASFAYTSTAMPMLAGTLVTVAGFLPIATAVSSTGEYTRSIFQVSAIALVISWFAAVIFVPYLGYHLLPDYLSAPVSKPSRLKAWLNRRFAGGYSQPQRDEPSGAHHYHDIYNTAFYRAFRALVSTCVRYRKTVIAITMVLFLLAIAGFSQVQQQFFPDSTRLELIVDLRMTEGASYAATNAEAEKLERWLQQWNAENKGIENFVAYIGTGGPRFYLPLDIQLPHRGFGQFVILSKTLQSREALRKDLLALFEHDFPSLRASVLRLENGPPVGFPVQFRVSGTNIQQIRDISHQIADIMRANKNLVNVQLGWEEPTKVIHVDVDQAKARLLGVSSVDVANIIGGAMNELYITEFREGNERIDLVARGTEVERSHLSHLADLVMTTPSGANVPISQFATISSRFEEGVIWRRNREPSITVRANLQGSMQAPVVSQQVEAQLDAIKAALPLGVTLETGGATEESAKGAASVAAGAPLFLIAVLTILMLQLQNFSRVFLVMLTAPLGLIGVTLALLVFDKPFGFVAMLGTIALSGMIMRNSLILVDQIDQDKASGLPEWQAVIESTIRRFRPIVLTAAAAILAMIPLTRSVFFGPMAVAIMGGLTVATLLTVLFLPALYAAWFGVRMPAK, encoded by the coding sequence ATGCCTGGTCATGAAACGCCGCCACCGTTAAATGGAGCCGGCGAACGCTTCAATTTATCCAACTGGTCGTTAAAACATCAGGCGCTTGTGCTGTACTGCATGCTGGTGATGGTGATTGCCGGTGCGCTTTCATATACTCAATTAGGCCAGTCAGAAGACCCTCCGTTTACATTCAAGGTGATGCTGGTGCGCACCAGTTGGCCCGGTGCCAGCGCACAGGAGGTCGAGCAGCAGGTCACCGACAAGCTGGAAAAGAAAATCCAGGAAGTGCCGCATTTGGACTACTCCAGCAGCTATTCACGCCCGGGTGAATCTATGATTTTTATCGTGGCCAAAGATGACACGTTCTCAAAAGACATTCCTGATGTCTGGTATCAGGTGCGGAAAAAAGTAGGCGATATCCGCCATACCCTGCCGCAGGGTATAGAAAGCCTGACATTTAATGACGAATTCAGCGATGTATACGGCACGATGTATGCGCTTACCGGCGATGGATTTGACAATGCGGCATTGAAAAAACAGGCGGAGCTGATCCGCACAGAGCTGTTGAAGATAAAGGATGTGGCCAAAGTCGAGTTCTTCGGCGAACAGAAACAGCGCATTTTTATCGAAATGTCCAATGCAAAACTCGCTACCCTGGGTATCAGCCCGAACACGCTCATTGGGTTATTGCAGACGCAGAATGCGGTAGTGAAAAGCGGTGGCTATGATTCAAGCGCAGAGCATATCCGCATTGCGGTGTCGGGGCGCTATGATACGCTGGACGATCTGCGCAATATCCGTTTGCGTGCCAATCAGCAGGATTTTCGCCTGGGCGATGTTGCGCGAGTCTACCGCGGCTATGAAGACCCGCCGCGCAGCAGTATACGCTTTGCGGCAAAACCGACCCTGCTGCTCGGCGTAAGCATGAAAGACGGCGGCGATGTGATTGCGCTGGGGCAGGCGCTGGATCAGGTCACCGCACGCATCAGGCAGCAGTTGCTGGTGGGGCTGGAGTTACATACGGTCACTTCACAGCCCAGGATCGTGGCAAGTTCCGTCAATGATTTTGTAAAATCACTGGTGGAAGCGTTGGTGATCGTGCTCGGCGTAAGCCTGCTGTCGCTGGGGTGGCGCAGCGGTATCGTGGTGGCGATTACGATTCCGGTTGTGCTGGCCGCAACATTCCTGGTCATGCATTTACTGGACATAGGCTTGCATAAGATTTCACTCGGGGCGCTGATCCTGGCACTAGGCCTGCTGGTGGATGATGCGATTATCGCGGTTGAAATGATGGCCTCTAAAATGGAGCAGGGCTGGGATAGGGTAAAAGCGGCTTCGTTTGCCTATACTTCGACCGCCATGCCGATGCTGGCCGGCACGCTGGTGACGGTGGCTGGTTTCCTGCCAATTGCCACAGCCGTATCTTCTACCGGTGAATACACGCGCTCCATTTTCCAGGTGTCGGCGATCGCGCTGGTGATTTCATGGTTTGCCGCGGTAATCTTCGTGCCCTACCTTGGGTACCACCTGCTGCCGGACTACCTGTCCGCACCGGTTAGCAAGCCATCAAGACTCAAGGCCTGGCTAAACCGGCGCTTTGCCGGCGGCTACAGTCAACCGCAGAGGGATGAGCCCTCCGGTGCACATCATTATCATGATATTTATAACACCGCATTTTATCGGGCATTTCGTGCATTGGTAAGCACTTGTGTGCGTTACCGTAAAACGGTTATTGCGATCACTATGGTACTGTTCCTGCTGGCAATTGCCGGTTTCAGCCAGGTGCAGCAGCAGTTCTTTCCTGATTCGACGCGGCTGGAGCTGATTGTGGATTTGCGCATGACAGAAGGCGCTTCCTATGCAGCAACCAATGCCGAGGCGGAGAAGCTTGAGCGCTGGCTGCAGCAGTGGAATGCAGAAAATAAAGGCATCGAGAATTTTGTAGCCTACATAGGCACCGGCGGTCCGCGTTTTTACCTGCCGCTGGATATTCAGCTGCCGCACCGCGGATTCGGCCAGTTTGTGATACTGAGCAAGACCTTGCAATCGCGGGAGGCATTGCGCAAAGACTTGCTGGCTTTGTTCGAGCACGATTTTCCGTCATTGCGTGCTTCGGTGCTGCGCCTTGAAAACGGCCCCCCGGTTGGGTTTCCGGTGCAGTTCAGGGTGTCCGGCACTAATATTCAGCAGATACGCGACATTTCACATCAGATCGCCGACATCATGCGCGCCAATAAAAACCTTGTGAATGTGCAGTTGGGGTGGGAGGAGCCGACTAAAGTCATCCATGTGGATGTCGACCAGGCTAAAGCGCGCCTGCTGGGCGTAAGTTCAGTCGATGTGGCGAATATCATCGGCGGTGCGATGAATGAGCTATATATCACCGAGTTCAGGGAAGGTAACGAACGCATAGACCTGGTGGCGCGCGGCACCGAAGTGGAACGCAGCCATTTGTCGCACCTGGCTGACCTTGTCATGACTACTCCATCCGGGGCGAACGTGCCAATATCGCAGTTTGCAACGATAAGCTCAAGATTTGAAGAAGGCGTGATCTGGCGCCGCAACCGTGAGCCATCGATCACGGTACGTGCAAACCTGCAAGGCAGCATGCAGGCGCCGGTCGTCTCTCAGCAGGTAGAGGCGCAGCTGGACGCAATCAAGGCTGCTTTGCCTTTGGGCGTTACGCTGGAAACAGGCGGTGCGACGGAAGAGTCCGCGAAAGGCGCTGCTTCGGTGGCAGCCGGTGCGCCTTTGTTCCTGATTGCCGTGCTGACCATATTGATGTTGCAGCTGCAAAATTTTTCACGGGTTTTCCTGGTGATGCTGACCGCGCCTTTAGGCTTGATCGGTGTCACACTGGCATTGCTGGTGTTTGATAAGCCTTTTGGTTTTGTGGCCATGCTGGGCACGATTGCGCTATCGGGCATGATCATGCGCAACTCGTTGATCCTGGTGGATCAGATTGACCAGGATAAGGCTTCCGGCCTGCCGGAGTGGCAGGCTGTCATTGAGTCTACCATCCGCCGCTTCCGGCCTATCGTGCTGACAGCCGCGGCGGCAATCCTGGCCATGATCCCGCTCACGCGCAGTGTGTTCTTTGGCCCGATGGCCGTCGCGATCATGGGCGGGCTCACGGTTGCGACGCTGCTGACGGTATTGTTCCTGCCGGCATTGTATGCGGCATGGTTTGGCGTAAGAATGCCGGCTAAGTAA
- a CDS encoding protein-L-isoaspartate O-methyltransferase family protein: MTQTVKHTDSNAAAGFDTRQARFNMIEQQIRTWDVLDPVVLAVLDKVPRENFVAESQKGLAFADIELPIGHGQTMLAPKVEGRILQAVGVKKTDKVLLVGTGSGYLAALLATLADHVHAVEICPELSALAKSRLQAQSITNVTLHVADAANGFASEAPYDVIVFTGSLQLRPFAAEKMLNVGGRLFAVIGGEPIMEATLTQRISADAFRHEAIFETCLPPLKNAPQTQKFEF; encoded by the coding sequence ATGACACAGACAGTTAAACATACAGACAGTAACGCCGCTGCGGGATTCGATACGCGCCAGGCCAGGTTCAACATGATCGAACAGCAGATCCGTACTTGGGATGTGCTGGATCCGGTGGTGCTGGCGGTTCTGGATAAAGTGCCGCGCGAGAATTTTGTAGCCGAATCGCAAAAGGGGCTGGCGTTCGCCGATATTGAGTTGCCTATCGGCCACGGCCAGACCATGCTGGCGCCAAAGGTTGAAGGACGCATCCTGCAGGCGGTCGGCGTTAAAAAAACGGATAAAGTGTTGCTGGTAGGCACCGGTAGCGGTTACCTGGCGGCCTTGCTGGCCACATTGGCAGACCATGTGCATGCCGTTGAAATCTGCCCGGAGCTGTCGGCACTGGCAAAAAGCCGCCTGCAGGCACAGAGCATCACCAATGTAACCCTGCATGTGGCAGATGCCGCAAACGGTTTTGCATCAGAAGCGCCTTATGATGTGATCGTATTCACGGGGTCATTGCAGCTGCGCCCGTTTGCAGCTGAAAAAATGCTGAATGTCGGCGGCCGCCTGTTTGCGGTAATCGGTGGGGAGCCTATCATGGAGGCGACGCTGACGCAGCGTATCAGTGCAGATGCATTCCGCCATGAGGCGATTTTTGAAACTTGCCTGCCGCCGCTGAAAAATGCGCCGCAGACACAGAAATTCGAGTTCTAA